In Nitrospirota bacterium, the genomic stretch CCCTTTCTGAGTGACCCTTTGTCCACGGGCTTTTTGCGTCAAGGGCGCTGACCATTGCGCGTATGAATTTCATGAAAAGGTCTTCGAGATCTTTATAGGACTCATTGATATCCTCAAGCATATTAAGAAAGGCATCCCTGCTTTTCTGGAGAGACTGTTCCTTATCTTTAGCTTCATTCAAGGAGATGTCTAATGCCTTTTTAAGCTCCCTGCATGATCTTTCGGTTTCTTTTATTGCAGCTGTGTCCGCAATATAATGAATTACCCCTATCAGATTGTTTTCATGGGTAATGGGTGATGCATAGACAGTCATATGTTTTTTAAATGCAGGCTCGTAAATTTCGGATGTTTCCTTTTTGCCGCTTTTCAGCGTTTTTACTATGGGACAATCTTTAACAGGCTCATCTGCACCGTGGATTATACAGCAACCTTTAATATCTTTTTCATCTGTTTTGCCGTAGTTATCGGTGAATGCGCTGTTTGCCAGTACTATATTGAACTCAGTGTCATGGATAGATATCGGGCATGGCAATGCGTCAATAAGCACGCCCCAGTTCTTAATATGCTCATCAAGCATTTTGCGTAATGTCTCTTTATCCTGCATCGCCATGTTGCTTGTACTTTGAAAGTTCAGCATTCAATTGTGCTGTTTCTTTTTTTAATTCTTTCATTTTGAGTTCTCTGCCGACAGCCATAGCATAAAATTTCTCAAGATCTTCTACTCTTTTTTTAAGTTCTTTCTCTGATTCCGTGAGCATCCGCTGGGCATTCTTTAAGGCTGTAATATCTGCTGCTATAACGATTGAGTGCAGGAATTCGCCTTTTTCATCAACAATCGGACAGTGGCTTACGTAAAACCAATCTCCTGTGTTTGTTTTTACCTCGGTCCACTCTTTTAACTCTCCACTGTGTATTTTACCAACGCAATGTCCTGTCTGTTCAGGATTGCAGGTAAAGAACTCGTAACACTTACGACCTAACAGCTCTTCAACAGGCAATCCCACGAACTCTGCAAATCTTTTATTGCATCTTGTAATATCAAAGTTTTTGTCAATGAGTATTATAATCTCCATAGCATTATTAAAAGTCATTTCCCATTCAACCTTTGCTTTAGTTACGGCATTAAGAAGAGCGGTAAGTTTTTCTTCCGCTTTTTTGCGTTCGGTGATATCTCTTACAACATGGATTAATCCCACAAGATTTTTATCCTCATCAAGCCTCGGAATGGCTCTTATCTCAATGAATATGTTTAAATGAGGCTCAAACAGTTCGAATGCAGCAGGCTGTTTTGTTATGAGACACTGGCAGCTTGGGTATTCTTCCGGAGGACGGTTGTCTCCATGATAGTATTCGTCACACTTTGACTTAGGAACGTTCAGTAAAGGCAGTCCGAGTATTTTTTCTGCAGATTTATTTGCATTGATGATATTGAAATCCTTGTCGTGAATAGTAATCATATCAGTGATGGTATTAAAGGTGTCTTCCCAATCCTGCTTTGCCTGAAGAATCTGGCTTTCCATCTTTTTACGCTCTGTGATGTTGTGAAATATCCCCTGTGTGGCAAGTACTTTTCCACCTATAAAACGCATGTTTACATTACCCTCAACCTCTATTTTGTGCCTATCCTTTGAAATGAATGTTGCTTCTACATTGTCTGCGGCCTCACCAGACATTACTCTCTGAAAAGCAGCTGCGCAGTGCTCCCTACAGTCAGGGTGGATGATGTCAAACATGGTTATTGTTTTGAGGTCATCCTGAGTATACCCCATAGTCTTTAACCATGCAGGATTTACAAATATAAATCTGCCGTCAGTGCCAACACTCTGAATCATGTCGTGGGCATTTTCGAACAGGGTGTGATAACGTTCCTCGCTTTCTACCATAGCCTGCTCTGTTTTACGGCGTTCGGCAATGGTACCCCTGGCATGAACCAGCAATAAGATAATGCTCCAGAATAAGAACCGCATCCAGATTTCATGAGGGTCAGGGGCAAAGAGTTGGGATGTAACAGTGCCTTCACGGAATATAAGGGCGTTTATAACGGAGTTAGCGATCCAGTTAGCTGCTCCAATTCCCATGCTGAACAGGATATATTTCAACTTCTTCATAATTTAATTCTACCATAAAACACGGCTGGCCGAGATGTTGGATGGCTTGCAGGGATTTGCACGGCAATCTCTTGAATAAAAAACGAATATCCTTTATGATTAGAGACAATAACGGAGGGGATTTATGGTATCAAAGGAACAGATTGAAGTTGTTCTTGAAAAGGTAAGGGCAGGGCTCAGGTCTGAGGGCGGAGATATGGAGTTTGTGGATATAAAAGATAATGTCATGTATGTAAAGCTGACGGGCGCATGCGGAACCTGTCAGATGTCCACACTTACGATGAAGAACTGGGTGGAGGCAAATATCAAGCGCGAAATCCCTGAGATTACCGCTGTTCAGGCAGTATGACCTTGCCGGGAGGGACAGGTAGATGACAAGGCGCAATTTTATTTTTTCCCTTCTGTCTCTTAAGGTATTTCTTTCCTCATTTTTCTCCTCTAAAAATGCCCACGCCTCTGACCCTGTTGATGTCAAAGATATAAGGCAGTGGTCGTCAAAAGGATACACAAGGGTGGCTGTTGACCTTTCTGCTCCTGTTGAGTTCTCAAGCAAACGAATCTCAAATCCTGACAGGCTTTATTTTGACCTGAAAAACACTAAAATCTCAAAAGAGATAAATACCACGCTTCCTGTCGGAGACGGCATATTAAAGACAGTAAGGGCAGGGCAGTTCAATCAAGATACTGTGAGAGTAGTGCTGGACTTGGAGGAGATAAAAGACTTTAAGGCATTTATCCTTGAAGAACCTGCAAAGCTTATTATTGATGTCTATGGCAATAAGCCAATAAAACCCCATGATGATGTTTTGAACCTAAAGACAATAGTTATTGACGCCGGGCATGGGGGACATGATCCCGGAGCAGTGGGTCCCACCGGTCTTTATGAAAAGGATGTAGTTTTGGATATTGCGTTGAAGCTAAAAGACATTCTTTCAAAAAATAGTAATTTAAAAGTTTTTCTTACAAGGGAAAAGGATGTATTTATTCCGTTAGTGGAAAGGACGGCTTTTGCAAACAGCAAACATGCAGACCTTTTTATATCAATACATACAAATGCAAGCCCGAACAGGAATGCAAGAGGCATCGAAACATATCTCCTTAACTGGACCAACGATGATGAAGCCATAAGGGTCGCGGCAAGAGAGAATCAGATATCATTAAAGAAGATGAAAGAGCAGATGAATAAATATAAAAAGAATGATGTTGATGTAATGCTTAGCAGCCTTGAAAGGGACTATAAAAGAGACAAATCATTAAACCTTGCCGGTTATATTCAAAAGTCAGTTATATCTGTCTTGAGCAAAAAATACGACAATATCCATGATCGCCGTATCAAGAACGCACTTTTTTACGTCCTAATGGGAGCGCAGATGCCTTCTGTTCTTGCGGAGGTTTCATTCATAAGCAATCCTGTTGAGGAGAATTTGCTTTCAAAAGATACTTATAGAGATTATATTGCAAATGCAATGGCTGACGGCGTTAATACCTATGCGGCTGCAATGCCCCCGGATCAGAAAACGGCAAAAAGTCAGAGATTAGTTTTGGCAGGGAAATAACTTTGCCGCCTGAATTCAAGATTATCATATATCTTTCTTTTGTTATTGCTATTTATATAGTTCAGAGCCTGTCAGCCTATATCATTATGCTGGCAGTTATTTCAGTATTTCTTCTTAGAATCCCCTTTAGGTCTCTAAAAAGCGGGTGGCTGCCAATAAGTTTTTTCCTTGCATTTACTTTTCTGAGCAATGTATTTTTTAGCCATGGAAAGATTTTATACAGCATCGGTTCTATGCTAATCACAGAGGAAGGGCTTCGTCTTTCCGCAGTAAGGACACTGCGTATATTTTTTATGGTCGTGGGAGCGAAGATACTTACGGCGACAACGCCACTTGATGTTATGGTGGAAGCTCTCAGGAAGACCCTCAGTCCCCTTGAAAAGATAGGCATGCCTGTGGGCGATTTTTTTTCTGTAATGGGGTTAACCCTTAAGTGTTTTCCAAGGCTTAAGGACTATCTGGCAGAGAATTACAGGAATCATAAGAACAATACTGAATCACAGGGGTTTTGGGGAAGGGTAAATATCGTATCGTCTTTTCTTTTGCCTATGTTTATACAGAGCATACAGTCACCGGAGATGTTCTTTCAGGAGCGGGAAGAGAACCCTGATTTGACAGCATGAATTATGCCACAAATTCGTACTTGATTTTATCATAATTAAGTTTTATCATAAACCATAAAATCGTTTAGTTAAGGAGCGGCCATGCCAGTAATAAAGTCCATTTCAAGCCTGCGCAACCGGACGAGAGATATAGCTTCCCTGTGCCATGAACAGGACGAACCAGTTTATCTCACTACAAACGGCGAGGGCGACCTTGTTGTCATGAGCATTGAGCATTATGAAAGACTCAAGGCAAGAGTAGAACTTTTTGAAAAACTTTCTGATGCTCAAGCCCAGTCTGCCGCGGGAAGCAAGGGATTTACTCATGCTCAAGTCATGAATAAACTTTGTCAACGGTCAAAAAAATCATCCCTTATTCGGCAGAATACCAAGAGACGAAAAACTTAAAGATTTCGGTTATCGTGTAATTATTATCGAGTCTTACCTTGTATTCTACATTGTGCGTGATAAGACTGTTGAGATTCATCAGGTTATTCACGGTTCACGGAATTTGAGCGATATCATATAATTTAATTCAATGCCTAATGGATAAAAAATGTTATCTACCGCTGCGGGTATTTTTTATTTTAAAGAGGCAATCAGGGCACCTTCATTCAAAAAAATACGTGAAGTGGAGCCTGCCTAAAAACTCATAACACAGCGCATTATGTCATGCTGAACTTGTTTCAGCATCTAATGAAATCAATGAGTTATGAGACCCTGAAATAAATTCAGGGTGACAAATTAATAGTTTTTAGACAGGCTCAGTGTCCCTCACCGCCTTTCCACACATAACGGCTGAGCGCAAACGAAACCGATAGGTTTTGTAGTTAGCCGTTTGTGCTCTGTTAGGTGCAGTTGAGGCATCATTTTATTCAGAAAAAAACTGAAAGTTCGTTGAATTTGTTTTACCGCTTAATTTCTTCCATGGCATCAACGTACAATCTTATGATGTCTTCCAAGTTTTCTTTCCAGTAAACGCAACCGTCACTGCTGTAGAAGCTGTTACCGTCGAATTTAGTCTTTGGGCAGTAGCCCATGCAAAATGGAAGGTAACGGCATTCCAGGCATTGCTTGTCATCAAGAGGATTATACTCATCCCACTTTTTGCATTGCCCCATCTTTATCGCATTGCTCGCATGGCCGCACTCCTTACCGTGTTCGCCTATCTCCAATCCGCATTTAAAATAATACCCTCTTGGGTCAAAGGCATAGGTATTTTTTCTCAGTGCACCGCACGCCGCATTTACCGGATATGGGAAATCAAGCAATGGTTTGAGCTGCTTTCGGCCTAATAATTTGAAGGCCATTTTCTGAAACTCAAGACTATGCTTGTAGAATGTGCTTGTACTGACGGTCATGCACCTAAGGTGCCTGTTCGGATTTATCGGACCGACCATAGCCATGTAAGGGGAAAAAACAGTATCACTTTTTCCGAAGAACCCTTCTTCTTTAAAGATTTCAAGAAGCGAAAATGCATAAGGGATATTGTCCATATCGATATTAATACGAACGGAAAGGTCACTCTTACCGATAATCCGTCTCATGTTCTTTAGTATCCTATCAAAGCTGGAACCCTTGTTATTTTTGTAACCACGCCTTTTGTCGTGTATTTCCTTTGGACCGTCAATCGTTACTTGGCATGACTTCACTTTATTTTCCATGAGAAGCTTAACAGCACTGTCATTCAAAAGTGTCCCGTTTGTCGCTATTGTCGCCTCATATTCGCAGTTAAATCGTTTTGCCAGTTTCAAGAAATGGCCGGACAGGTAGGAAATAATTTTCGGCGACAATAGGGGCTCCCCGCCATACCAGTCCACCCTAAGGGATGAGATAGCGCCCTTTTTTAGTTCTTGGCCAACAAACCCAATAATTTGGTTGCACACCTTTTCGGTCATGCTGCCGAAGGACCGAAATTGATAGCAGTACTTGCAAGCAAGATTGCATTCTAGAGTAGGTGCAATAATGAGATGTAATGGTCCGCTTTCCCTGATCCTCCGGAGACGCTTTTTTATGATACTCACTTCATCGAGATCGGCGTTGACCATAAAGCCTCCCTCTTTAAGCGTGGCGAATAAAGGTCGGATCTCAGAAGTTATGGCGGCAAGATTTAGGCGGCCCAGTGAAAGGATATTCTGAGCTATGGGATGTATCCCACTCGGCATCCGAATCAAAGACGAGCGCAGGCCGTTAAACAAAAGCAGATCGCCACACCCAGATTCAGGAATGAAGAAGTTATAACGTGACGGTTTGTAGTATTTTCCCATAGCCCAGTATCTCTTGCGCCTAATCTTGCATCATACTAGGCAGACATTACGGCATCCACAGTAGCGTGCGCGTGCTTTAAGTTTTTTGGCCATCTCAGGGTCAGGCTTCATTATCCAGAGGTCATCAAGGTTTATCTTTGCAAGCTCTGCCTTCGACAACTCACTTAATTTGACCAGTTTAATGCCTTCTTTGGCTAATTCTTTTTTTATCGACTTCTTTCCCTGTTCCATAAAAAACCTCCTCTGTCTCTAAATATTGATTGTTTGAACTTATAAAATCAAGGAAAAACTTACTCACCTTTTATATTACATTTTCACAGCCTCCTTTCTCTTGCCGAAATGAGCACCTGACTCGTTCACAGACGACAATGTTGCCTTTTGTTCAGTTTTGGATGGATAGGCGACAGATGGACTACCCGCCTCCTTTCCCCTCTAAAATCTGGTCTAATGGGTTTCGTATCTTCATAAGAGCCTTATTACTTACCTGGCTATAAATCTCTGTTGTTTTACTGTGATTTGGAATGGTTTTTATTTTTTGCACAAGGGTAGGGTTGTAAGAGAATGCAATTGTTATTCTTCTGTCTGAACTGTCTTTGCTGAGAGTTACCACATTGTTGTCCCCCTCTCGCTATTGAGAAGTATTATATTAAGCAGTCTTAAATCAGTCAATCATATTCTTATCAGGGGAAAAGGGGCGGCAAAGGGTTCTAAGGAATGCCGATGTGATAGAATAACCTGTTGGAGGTTCGGGTGAAAAAAATTGATTTATTGATAAAGAACGGCACTATTTTTGACGGCACAGGCGCAGAGCTTTTTGAGGCGGATATCGGGATTGCCAGAGATAAGATAGCGTTTATAGATAAGAATTCAAAATTCAAAATTCAAAATTCAAAAAAGTTTATAGACGCTAAAGGTCTTGCAGTTGCTCCGGGCTTTATTGATACGCATGCGCATTCTGAGTTTACCCTTCTTGCAGACCCTCGCGCAGAAGGAAAACTGCTTCAGGGCATAACCACAGAGATAAACGGAAACTGCGGGCTTTCTGCGGCCCCGCTTTACGGAGAGGCATTTGAACACCGCGAAAAAGACCTCGCTGAACTCGGAATAAAAGAGCGGTGGTCAACCTTTGAGGAATATTTCAGGATTCTTGAAGGCAGGGGGATTGCTTTAAACTTTGTCACGCTTGCAGGACACGGAAATATCAGAGCATCCGTTATCGGCTATAAAGATACGAAACCAACCGCTTCTGAATTAAAGAAGATGCAGGCTCTATCGCAGAAGGCAATTGACGCCGGAGCAATAGGACTTTCAACAGGCCTGATTTATCCGCCGGGAATCTATTCTGATACTGAAGAGCTGATTGAATTATGCAAATACTTAAACGGGAATTCAAAATTCAAAAATCAAAATTCAAAATTCATTTACACCTCTCACATGAGGAGCGAAGGCAAGGGGCTTATAGAATCAATAAAGGAAATAATCCGCATCGGAAAAGAGGCAAATATCAAAGTTCACATATCGCATATTAAAACAAGCGGGAAAGAAAACTGGCATAAGATAGATGAGGCAATATCTCTGATAAACAGCGCCAGAAAAAGAGGCCTTAAAGTTACGTGCGACAGGTATCCTTACACAGCATCAAGCACAGACCTTGATACGATACTGCCGTCATGGACTTATGAAGGCGGCGCAGAAGAGGAATTAAGACGTTTAAAGAGTCCGTCAGTTCTGGAAAAGATAAAAAAAGAGATACTGCATGGGCATCCGGATAATGATTATTGGAAAAAAGTCAGCATGTCTTCTGTAGCATCACAAAAAAATAAATGGATGGAAGGCAAAACCCTGTCTTATATTTCAAGAAAAATTAATAAAAGTCCGGTTGATGCGCTCTTTAAAATTCTAATTGAGGAAAGGCTGAGGGCCGGCGCAATATTTTCATCTATGAACGAGGACAATCTTAAGAGATTCCTTTCTTTGCCTTATGCAATGATTGGCTCTGACAGTTCTGCAAGAAGCAGGACAGGATTAACCTGTAAAGGCAAGCCGCATCCAAGAGGTTTTGGAAGTTTTCCGAGATTCCTCGGCAGATACGTGAGGGATAATAAGCTAATGAGTATGACAAGCGCTGTTCATAAGATAACAATGCTTCCTGCCAAGACGTTTGGAATAAATGGGAGGGGAGTTCTGAAAAAAGGCGCATTTGCGGATATCGTTGTCTTTGATCCTGAGAGGATAATTGACAGGGCTACTTTTGATAAACCGTTTCTGAAGCCCGGAGGAATTTACTATGTGATTGTGAATGGTTTGACCGAGGTGGCGAAAGGCGAAATTACCGGCGCCACAGCGGGGAAAATCTTGAGGAGTCAGAGCTTTCGCTGAAAAAGTTGTATCGTTGACAAAGATTGCAGCTAAACAATATACTTAATAAATTATTGAGAGTTTAAGGGAGGCTTATAATGGGTGAAGGCATAGTTGAACTCACGACTTCTACATGGGATAAAGAGGTGCTTCAGAGCCATGAAGTGGTTATGGTTGATTTCTGGGCAGTATGGTGCGGGCCTTGCAAAATGATTGCGCCCACAGTTGAAGAGCTGGCTAAGGAGTACGCCGGAAAGGTAAAAGTCGCAAAGCTGAATACAGATGAAAACCCTGATATTGCAAGCAGGTATAAAATAATGGGAATTCCGACAATCATGTTCTTTAAGAACGGCGAGAGAGTAGACCATGTTGTAGGGGCAGTGCCTAAAACACAGCTTAAATCCAAGATAGATTCTTTGCTCAGCGCTTAGTCCCGAGCTGCGCGGGACGGAAAAATCTGATTCATAGAGGAACAAATCAAGTGAAAAGCATTTTTGCGGTTATTGTTATTGCATTTCTGGTGTTTTCTCCGGCAGCATGCAAGAAAAAAGAAGCCGGGGTTGAGGCAATGCCTCCGTCCATAGGGGATATAGCGCCTGACTTTACATCAAAGGATGTGAATGGAAATACGGTAAAGCTCTCTGATTATAAGGACAGGGTTATTCTGATTGAATTCTGGGCTACATGGTGTGCCCCATGCAGAGAACTTACTCCTGTGCTTAATAAGATTTATGAAAAGTATAAGGATAAGGGATTTGTAGTGCTTGCGCTAACACCTGAAGAAAATACAGATACAGTAAAATCCTATGCGAAGGGATATGGGATAACATATCCCGTGCTTATTACTGATATGAAAACAACAAGACGCTATGGCGTAATCAGTATTCCTGCGAGTTTTTTGATAAACAGAGAAGGCGGGGTTGCAGAAAAGCATTTGGGCGTAACCCGGGATATTGCGCAAGAGCTTTCATCCGGGATAGAAAAACTTCTTTAAAGCCATGTTTGACTCACTTACCGAAAAACTCGAATCAATATTCAGGAAACTCAAGGGCAGGGGGCTTCTTAAAGAGGAAGATGTTGACGCCGCATTAAAAGAAGTCCGTCTCGCGCTTCTTGAGGCTGATGTAAATTTCAAGGTTGTAAAAGATTTTATTCTTAAAGTTAAAGAGAAGGCAGTCGGCAAAGAAGTTCTTGAAAGTCTTACTCCCGGGCAGCAGGTCATAAAAATTGTGAATGAGGAACTCTGCGCTCTTTTGGGAGGGACTAACACCCGAATACAGCTTTCTCCAAATCCGCCTACAGTTATTATGATGGTGGGACTTCATGGTTCGGGAAAGACTACAACTTCGGCAAAACTTGCAAGTTTTTTTAAAAAAGAGGGCAGAAGGCCGATGCTTGTTGCCGCTGACCTTCAGCGTCCGGCAGCAATAGACCAGCTTATAACGCTTGGTTCCCAATTAGAAACACCTGTCTTCCACTCAAGGGATATAAAAGACCCTGCGGCGCTCTGCAAAGAATCGTTAAATAAAGCTCTGCTTGAGGCAAGGGACGTATTAATACTTGACACAGCCGGCAGGCTCCACATTGATGACAGCCTCATGGCAGAACTCAGGCGCATAAGAGATGCTGTTTTACCGAAAGAGACTATATTTGTTGCTGATGCAATGACAGGACAAGATGCCGTAAATATAGCAAAGAATTTCAATGAGCAGATTGGCGTTGATGGGATAATACTCACAAAGATGGATGGTGATGCGAGGGGCGGCGCCGCAATCTCTATAAGGGCCATAACAGGTAAGCCGATCAAGTTTATAGGAAGCGGCGAAAAGATTGATATGCTCGAGCCGTTTTATCCTGACAGGATTGCTTCAAGAATCCTCGGGATGGGCGATGTCCTCACTTTCATAGAGCAGGCGCAGAAGACATTTGAACAGAAAGAGGCTGCAAAACTTCAGGAGAAGATTGCATCCGAATCGTTCACCTTTGATGACCTGAAGGAACAGTTAAAGAAAATCCGCAGCATGGGCCCTCTTGAAAATATTCTGAATATGATACCCGGCGCTAATAAGATGAAGGGGCTTGCGGTAGATGACAGGGAACTTGTAAAGGTAGAGGCAGTGATAAACTCCATGACATTAGCTGAAAGAAGAAACCATAACCTTTTGAACGGCAGCAGGAGGAAAAGGATTGCGCTCGGCAGCGGAACCACGGCAGCCGATGTCAATAAGGTAGTTAAGCAATATGTTGAGTTGAAAAAGATGATGAAGATGTTTAAAGGGGGAAAGGGATTTAAGCTGCCTAAGTTTTTGCCTTTCTGATGTTGACAGTTTACACTCTTTCTGATAAGCTTAAAATCCAGTAGAGTTAATTAAAAAGGGGAGGTGAAGTTTTGGTAAAAATCAGGTTAAGAAGATTAGGAGCCCATAAAAAACCCTTCTACAGGGTGGTTGTAGCTGATTCGCGGACAAAAAGAGATGGGCCTTTCATAGAAATTCTTGGAACGTATGATCCGCTCAAAGAGCCTTCTGAAATAAAGATTAATGTGGAGAAGGCAAGGCATTGGTTGCAGCGTGGAGCGCAAACTACCGATGTTACTAAAAAGCTTCTGCAAAGGGCTGGACTGTAATTCTACGAGTCGTGAACAGTCCTAAATTCCTATGGAGGTAGCGAGGATGAAAGAATTGGTTGAGAGAATGGCTAAGGCTCTGGTTGACAAGCCGGAGGATGTTGTAGTTTCAGAGGTTGCGGGCGAGAAAACCACTGTTTTTGAACTTAGAGTTGCACAGACCGACCTCGGTAAGGTCATAGGAAAACAGGGGAAGACAGCGCGTGCAATGAGAACAATACTCAGCGCATCAGGCACTAAAATAGGCAAGCGATGCGTTCTTGAAATATTAGAGTAAGCTATAAAAAAGAAATCTACAGGCTGTGAAAAATGACACAAAGAGAGGGGATATGCCCTCTCT encodes the following:
- a CDS encoding HD domain-containing protein, which translates into the protein MAMQDKETLRKMLDEHIKNWGVLIDALPCPISIHDTEFNIVLANSAFTDNYGKTDEKDIKGCCIIHGADEPVKDCPIVKTLKSGKKETSEIYEPAFKKHMTVYASPITHENNLIGVIHYIADTAAIKETERSCRELKKALDISLNEAKDKEQSLQKSRDAFLNMLEDINESYKDLEDLFMKFIRAMVSALDAKSPWTKGHSERVASYAEQIAKEMGIEEDEIKDIRLSGLLHDIGKIGTYDYLLDKPSKLTEEEFDIVKKHPAQGAAILKEIKQLKNIIPLIMYHHERVDGKGYPEGIKGGKIPLCARILHAADSFDSMTADRPYRPSPGREYAISELKGCSSTRFDPRVVEAFLRVLSRS
- a CDS encoding PAS domain S-box protein; translated protein: MKKLKYILFSMGIGAANWIANSVINALIFREGTVTSQLFAPDPHEIWMRFLFWSIILLLVHARGTIAERRKTEQAMVESEERYHTLFENAHDMIQSVGTDGRFIFVNPAWLKTMGYTQDDLKTITMFDIIHPDCREHCAAAFQRVMSGEAADNVEATFISKDRHKIEVEGNVNMRFIGGKVLATQGIFHNITERKKMESQILQAKQDWEDTFNTITDMITIHDKDFNIINANKSAEKILGLPLLNVPKSKCDEYYHGDNRPPEEYPSCQCLITKQPAAFELFEPHLNIFIEIRAIPRLDEDKNLVGLIHVVRDITERKKAEEKLTALLNAVTKAKVEWEMTFNNAMEIIILIDKNFDITRCNKRFAEFVGLPVEELLGRKCYEFFTCNPEQTGHCVGKIHSGELKEWTEVKTNTGDWFYVSHCPIVDEKGEFLHSIVIAADITALKNAQRMLTESEKELKKRVEDLEKFYAMAVGRELKMKELKKETAQLNAELSKYKQHGDAG
- a CDS encoding NifU family protein, which translates into the protein MVSKEQIEVVLEKVRAGLRSEGGDMEFVDIKDNVMYVKLTGACGTCQMSTLTMKNWVEANIKREIPEITAVQAV
- a CDS encoding N-acetylmuramoyl-L-alanine amidase, with amino-acid sequence MTRRNFIFSLLSLKVFLSSFFSSKNAHASDPVDVKDIRQWSSKGYTRVAVDLSAPVEFSSKRISNPDRLYFDLKNTKISKEINTTLPVGDGILKTVRAGQFNQDTVRVVLDLEEIKDFKAFILEEPAKLIIDVYGNKPIKPHDDVLNLKTIVIDAGHGGHDPGAVGPTGLYEKDVVLDIALKLKDILSKNSNLKVFLTREKDVFIPLVERTAFANSKHADLFISIHTNASPNRNARGIETYLLNWTNDDEAIRVAARENQISLKKMKEQMNKYKKNDVDVMLSSLERDYKRDKSLNLAGYIQKSVISVLSKKYDNIHDRRIKNALFYVLMGAQMPSVLAEVSFISNPVEENLLSKDTYRDYIANAMADGVNTYAAAMPPDQKTAKSQRLVLAGK
- a CDS encoding type II toxin-antitoxin system Phd/YefM family antitoxin; protein product: MPVIKSISSLRNRTRDIASLCHEQDEPVYLTTNGEGDLVVMSIEHYERLKARVELFEKLSDAQAQSAAGSKGFTHAQVMNKLCQRSKKSSLIRQNTKRRKT
- a CDS encoding type II toxin-antitoxin system RelE/ParE family toxin codes for the protein MNFVNGQKNHPLFGRIPRDEKLKDFGYRVIIIESYLVFYIVRDKTVEIHQVIHGSRNLSDII
- a CDS encoding radical SAM protein; amino-acid sequence: MGKYYKPSRYNFFIPESGCGDLLLFNGLRSSLIRMPSGIHPIAQNILSLGRLNLAAITSEIRPLFATLKEGGFMVNADLDEVSIIKKRLRRIRESGPLHLIIAPTLECNLACKYCYQFRSFGSMTEKVCNQIIGFVGQELKKGAISSLRVDWYGGEPLLSPKIISYLSGHFLKLAKRFNCEYEATIATNGTLLNDSAVKLLMENKVKSCQVTIDGPKEIHDKRRGYKNNKGSSFDRILKNMRRIIGKSDLSVRINIDMDNIPYAFSLLEIFKEEGFFGKSDTVFSPYMAMVGPINPNRHLRCMTVSTSTFYKHSLEFQKMAFKLLGRKQLKPLLDFPYPVNAACGALRKNTYAFDPRGYYFKCGLEIGEHGKECGHASNAIKMGQCKKWDEYNPLDDKQCLECRYLPFCMGYCPKTKFDGNSFYSSDGCVYWKENLEDIIRLYVDAMEEIKR
- a CDS encoding D-aminoacylase — encoded protein: MKKIDLLIKNGTIFDGTGAELFEADIGIARDKIAFIDKNSKFKIQNSKKFIDAKGLAVAPGFIDTHAHSEFTLLADPRAEGKLLQGITTEINGNCGLSAAPLYGEAFEHREKDLAELGIKERWSTFEEYFRILEGRGIALNFVTLAGHGNIRASVIGYKDTKPTASELKKMQALSQKAIDAGAIGLSTGLIYPPGIYSDTEELIELCKYLNGNSKFKNQNSKFIYTSHMRSEGKGLIESIKEIIRIGKEANIKVHISHIKTSGKENWHKIDEAISLINSARKRGLKVTCDRYPYTASSTDLDTILPSWTYEGGAEEELRRLKSPSVLEKIKKEILHGHPDNDYWKKVSMSSVASQKNKWMEGKTLSYISRKINKSPVDALFKILIEERLRAGAIFSSMNEDNLKRFLSLPYAMIGSDSSARSRTGLTCKGKPHPRGFGSFPRFLGRYVRDNKLMSMTSAVHKITMLPAKTFGINGRGVLKKGAFADIVVFDPERIIDRATFDKPFLKPGGIYYVIVNGLTEVAKGEITGATAGKILRSQSFR
- the trxA gene encoding thioredoxin, translated to MGEGIVELTTSTWDKEVLQSHEVVMVDFWAVWCGPCKMIAPTVEELAKEYAGKVKVAKLNTDENPDIASRYKIMGIPTIMFFKNGERVDHVVGAVPKTQLKSKIDSLLSA
- a CDS encoding TlpA family protein disulfide reductase, with protein sequence MKSIFAVIVIAFLVFSPAACKKKEAGVEAMPPSIGDIAPDFTSKDVNGNTVKLSDYKDRVILIEFWATWCAPCRELTPVLNKIYEKYKDKGFVVLALTPEENTDTVKSYAKGYGITYPVLITDMKTTRRYGVISIPASFLINREGGVAEKHLGVTRDIAQELSSGIEKLL
- the ffh gene encoding signal recognition particle protein codes for the protein MFDSLTEKLESIFRKLKGRGLLKEEDVDAALKEVRLALLEADVNFKVVKDFILKVKEKAVGKEVLESLTPGQQVIKIVNEELCALLGGTNTRIQLSPNPPTVIMMVGLHGSGKTTTSAKLASFFKKEGRRPMLVAADLQRPAAIDQLITLGSQLETPVFHSRDIKDPAALCKESLNKALLEARDVLILDTAGRLHIDDSLMAELRRIRDAVLPKETIFVADAMTGQDAVNIAKNFNEQIGVDGIILTKMDGDARGGAAISIRAITGKPIKFIGSGEKIDMLEPFYPDRIASRILGMGDVLTFIEQAQKTFEQKEAAKLQEKIASESFTFDDLKEQLKKIRSMGPLENILNMIPGANKMKGLAVDDRELVKVEAVINSMTLAERRNHNLLNGSRRKRIALGSGTTAADVNKVVKQYVELKKMMKMFKGGKGFKLPKFLPF
- the rpsP gene encoding 30S ribosomal protein S16, yielding MVKIRLRRLGAHKKPFYRVVVADSRTKRDGPFIEILGTYDPLKEPSEIKINVEKARHWLQRGAQTTDVTKKLLQRAGL